One part of the Vanessa cardui chromosome 2, ilVanCard2.1, whole genome shotgun sequence genome encodes these proteins:
- the LOC124536465 gene encoding serine/arginine repetitive matrix protein 1-like, translating into MMVETILESSQDFGMSNGALPQWKRELLQRRAARARPPMAPSAPVTPPPAPPADEDEELRYGPGIVKRLKSRYLSLALREAPRRRPSVLRRAASLEHLLDERPPPAPRPRPARPVSLAAPSYAALSAPPPRRDSVKRARSVDALSRLDSRDDTPPHVPLQPPPQPPPPPPSPPPPLPRSARPPRRPTPLLRETERPPADVVRSTLRKFESAPPRRTAPAARVSAVLRGLEALPRSSTPEPRGRSPSPAAADLSAIDEPEGVAVSVPCETKPVSQAALEGIARAGSSVRYSFEAPKRGSHLPPVAATNPVMLGRARLSASPRRVGVIRPMPAPTLDRSVSSPTPAPDDTDEKDDAQRIASPLPYDDENLTKKDSPPSALVEPIIRSTPDESAPISSQTNSTTVASVIRELTPEPEPKPQQKPPPQIDAPKIGPPAKPLVNGHATPPKPVEAKTKGALSRIGAAGIERAWTGADEKKSSVVAKEKKDNGEAKSGPAPWAPASTSVVFNFSNRKEVPDYIENDGIILRANRRNRFKAGEAGIVVLRPEALAADSESEEEDTRPPSPCSVRFVNDNVLINGRSSMAAKICRDRAAKLKLQFDDSLTRTFEYPSETSLCEDSPSPTALTNANNNTPTPTDINANANASASANHNGDALQQIAQPAHLAPLSANTHIVSASLSRYTPSKTSADAFQLGLARRPDAHDAERAAAEGAAEAAAAAEAEAEAEAGDARPCGADSARSWSEARTHATDLLF; encoded by the exons GCATGTCGAACGGGGCTCTACCACAATGGAAGCGCGAGCTTCTACAGAGACGGGCGGCTCGGGCGCGACCGCCCATGGCCCCCTCGGCCCCCGTCACCCCGCCGCCGGCGCCCCCCGCCGACGAGGACGAGGAGTTGCGCTACGGGCCCGGCATCGTCAAAAGGCTTAAATCTCGCTACCTGAGCCTCGCTCTCCGCGAGGCTCCGCGGCGCCGGCCCTCGGTGCTGCGGCGCGCCGCCTCGCTCGAGCACCTGCTGGACGAGcggccgccgcccgcgccccggCCGCGGCCCGCGCGCCCCGTGTCCCTGGCCGCGCCCTCGTACGCCGCGCTGTCCGccccgccgccgcgccgcgaCTCCGTCAAGCGCGCTCGCTCCGTCGACGCGCTCAGCCGGCTCGACTCCCGCGATGACACTCCACCCCACGTCCCGCTGCAGCCGCCGCCgcagccgccgccgccgccgccttCGCCTCCTCCGCCGCTGCCGCGCTCGGCGCGTCCGCCTCGGCGACCCACTCCGCTGCTGCGCGAAACCGAGCGGCCTCCCGCCGACGTGGTCCGGTCGACGCTCCGAAAATTCGAGTCCGCTCCGCCGCGGAGGACGGCGCCGGCCGCGCGCGTGTCTGCCGTTCTCCGTGGCCTGGAAGCGCTACCGCGCAGTTCCACGCCGGAACCTCGAGGCCGGTCCCCGAGTCCCGCGGCGGCCGACCTGTCCGCCATCGACGAACCGGAGGGGGTCGCCGTTTCGGTGCCCTGTGAAACCAAGCCGGTATCTCAAGCTGCACTCGAGGGCATCGCCCGCGCGGGATCATCAGTGCGTTACTCCTTCGAGGCGCCCAAACGCGGCTCGCACCTGCCGCCGGTGGCCGCCACGAACCCCGTGATGTTGGGCAGGGCGCGCCTGTCCGCCTCGCCGCGCCGCGTCGGCGTCATCCGCCCGATGCCCGCGCCGACGCTCGACCGCTCGGTCTCGTCGCCGACCCCCGCCCCGGACGACACCGACGAAAAGGACGACGCACAGCGAATCGCATCACCACTGCCATACGACGATGAAAATCTTACAAAAAAGGATTCGCCGCCCTCTGCTCTAGTCGAGCCCATTATTCGTTCGACGCCCGACGAGAGCGCTCCGATATCTTCCCAAACAAACTCGACCACGGTCGCTTCCGTGATCCGAGAACTGACCCCGGAACCCGAACCTAAACCGCAACAGAAGCCGCCGCCGCAGATAGATGCGCCGAAGATCGGTCCACCGGCGAAACCGCTGGTGAACGGTCACGCTACGCCACCGAAACCGGTGGAGGCTAAAACCAAAGGGGCGCTGTCTCGCATCGGCGCCGCCGGCATCGAGCGCGCGTGGACCGGCGCCGACGAGAAGAAGAGCAGCGTCGTGGCGAAAGAGAAGAAGGACAACGGGGAGGCCAAGAGCGGGCCGGCGCCGTGG gcgcccgcctccACCTCCGTGGTGTTCAACTTCTCCAACCGCAAGGAGGTCCCCGACTACATCGAGAACGACGGCATCATCCTGCGCGCTAACCGACGGAACAGATTCAAG GCGGGCGAGGCGGGCATCGTGGTGCTGCGGCCCGAGGCGCTGGCCGCCGACTCGGAGTCCGAGGAGGAGGACACGCGGCCGCCGTCGCCGTGCAGCGTGCGGTTCGTCAACGACAACGTGCTCATCAACGGACGGTCCTCCATGGCCGCGAAGATCTGCAGGGACAGAGCTGCCAAG TTGAAGCTACAATTCGACGATTCTTTGACGCGCACCTTCGAGTACCCGTCGGAGACGTCGCTGTGCGAGGACAGCCCTTCGCCCACCGCTCTCACCAACGCCAACAACAACACGCCAACCCCCACCGACATCAACGCCAACGCCAACGCCAGCGCCAGCGCCAACCACAACGGCGACGCCTTGCAGCAGATCGCGCAACCCGCGCACCTCGCGCCGCTCAGCGCCAACACACATATCG TGTCGGCGTCGCTGTCGCGCTACACGCCCAGCAAGACGAGCGCCGACGCCTTCCAGCTCGGCCTCGCGCGCCGCCCCGACGCGCACG ACGCAGAGCGCGCGGCGGCGGAGGGCGCGGCggaggcggcggcggcggcggaggCGGAAGCGGAGGCGGAGGCGGGCGACGCGCGGCCGTGCGGCGCCGACAGCGCGCGCTCGTGGAGCGAGGCGCGCACGCACGCCACCGACCTGCTGTTCTGA